The following are from one region of the Procambarus clarkii isolate CNS0578487 chromosome 52, FALCON_Pclarkii_2.0, whole genome shotgun sequence genome:
- the LOC138352105 gene encoding zonadhesin-like: protein MNDEEDDGTLAPFALWCKPYLVERKKRSVFKTLNICNVILKFTLTNKAITLTYKELTLTNKEFTRIYKEFTLTNKEFTLTYIEFTLTNIEFTLTNKEFTFTNKDLTLTNKELTLTNKELTLTNNKFTLTNKELTLTNKELTLTDKELALTNKKFTLTNKEFTLTNKEFTLTNKDFTLANRRYSTYQEASPASGRNYTCSQERMDTWKIETTKEKTNLQCTEQVREDAHRVSLEVGTAEEKLVRGNAEVEEKVPGHDPAACLKSMLKTTPHLARLSRARKGSSGPTSSF from the exons ATGAATGATGAAGAAGATGATGGAACCCTTGCACCCTTTGCTTTGTGGTGCAAGCCTTACCTTGTTGAGCGCAAGAAGAgaagtgtcttcaaaaccttgaatatttgcaatgtaatattaa agtttacacttactaacaaagcgATTACACTTACTTACAAAGAGCtcacacttactaacaaagagtttacacgtATTTACAAAGaatttacacttactaacaaagagtttacattGACTTACATAGAGTTCACACTTACTAACATcgagtttacacttactaacaaagagtttacattTACTAACAAAGAtcttacacttactaacaaagagcttacacttactaacaaagagcttacacttactaacaacaagtttacacttactaacaaagagcttacacttactaacaaagagctTACACTTACTGACAAAGAGCTTGCACTTACTAACAAAaagtttacacttactaacaaagagtttacacttactaacaaagagtttacacttactaacaaagacTTTACACTTGCTAACAGGCGTTACAGTACCTACCAAGAGGCTTCACCTGCAAGCGGGAGGAATTACACTTGCTCACAAGAAAGAATGGATACATGGAAAATTGAAACAACAAAGGAGAAAACAAATTTACAATGTACAGAACAAGTCA gagaagatgcccatagggtgagccttgaagtggggacagctgaagagaagtTGGTGAGAGGAAACGCTGAAGTTGAAGAGAAAGTGCCAGGGCATGACCCAGCTGCGTGTCTTAAGTCGATGCTGAAGACAACCCCACATTTGGCTAGGCTGAGTCGGGCAAGGAAGGGCAGCAGTGGGCCTACTTCTTCATTCTAG
- the LOC138352106 gene encoding uncharacterized protein, producing MLSPNRNHSNIFGLIRTAEMIAATNCKEFVRILNILYTANGLPTFHVPEELFTTSASATASATTSATNTTSARDITISSISLADIPSTVAHPLQHATDPATSLQTGTPDQPSTNPAVPATTPASQESTSDASAYFLRTMTH from the coding sequence ATGCTGTCCCCCAACAGGAATCACAGTAACATCTTCGGACtcatccgcactgctgaaatgattgCAGCCACAAACTGTAAGGAATTCGTACGAATCCTAAACATCCTATACACTGCCAATGGTCTCCCAACATTTCATGTTCCTGAGGAACTCTTCACAACTTCAGCCTCAGCCACCGCCAGTGCTACGACTTCAGCTACAAATACTACTTCTGCCCGTGACATCACCATCTCTTCAATTTCACTGGCAGATATCCCGTCTACTGTCGCCCACCCTCTGCAACATGCTACAGATCCTGCAACTTCGTTGCAAACCGGCACTCCAGACCAACCATCTACTAATCCAGCTGTACCTGCAACTACACCAGCTTCACAGGAATCTACATCTGATGCTTCTGCATACTTCCTTCGGACGATGACTCACTGA